CTGTCCCATGGTGTACATCATACCCAAAGCAGTATTCTTCCTGAATGTCTTGTATCCTTATGTGATGAAATGTGGTGTGCTCACCTCCACCAGGTACACGAATGACACCATCACAATGCAGCAGTCCACAATAAATATCGTCATCTTCACATGCATGCAATCTGCTTCCTATTCGAACCAACTTCTCCCCACAGTTTCCAAATCGGTCACCTTTCGTATTTAACTGTCTGTAGCATGCTGGTTTTGCATCCTTTACTTGGTATCCAAAAAGAGCTTGACACTGCAAATTACGGTCACTGCAATTTCCTGACATGCAAACTGCTAGTGGTGAGCAGGGAGTTCCATCCTGGATGTAAAAATTTTCGGGGCAATTCTTTGTGTTTCCATCACAGTATTCTGGCAGATCACAAATACCAAGTTTGTCTCTGCACATAGTTCCAGCGGGTGCAAATGAACATTGCTGACAGCAACGTCCTGCATCACAACTACTTCCCGGAGTAAAGCGACAATTGGTTGTACAACAGCTGTTATTGACGCACTCTTTCAAGGAGCCGCAGTCACATTGCTCACTGTCACTCACCTTGTTATCTCCACAGCGAGGAACTTCATATCGTTCTGTATAATATTGAGCACGAGGGTAAGTCAGGCAATTTTCGACTTTACTAACTATATTGTGTAGGTCAGCCTGGGAACAATTGCTCATCATATCCATTAGAGCAGGAAATTCATTCATGACACAACTGCTTCTTCTGAAACAAACACAGCCCGGTGTATCATGGTGTAAACCCAGACTGTGACCTAGTGCATGACACAAAAGAGTTGCACTCAGAAATCTATGCGAGGCTGTCACATATACAATGATTACTCCTTTAGTTCTTGAGCACGCTCTATTCTGCAGGACTGCGTAATCTAAACCGCCGTACTTTATTCCTGCTAAAAGGGCATACGTGGTGGGTTGCATATCATTCCTCCCCTCGTATTCGGTATTTTTGTAAGAGCCAAACTGTGACATAAGTTGTTGAGGATTATTTTGCCACTGGTTTATATCCAGTCCATTATGAGTTTCCCAAATTTGTATAATATAGGGATAGACAGTTAAGCCGGCTTGTTTATAAATGCTGTGTGCTATGTTGTTCATAATCAGTATTAACTCAAGTGAGGCGGTGTAGTTCCGGATGTGTCTGGTTACTTCAATAGTTATCGTGTAGTACATTCTTACTAATCTCATATGCACACGCCACAAATACACCGGAGCTGCTCTGGGACTTCCAGTAAGTTCCATCTCTTTAAGGAATTCATCTGCCTCCACCACATTCTCTTCATTGGTACACTTTTTAGACTTACGAAACCCTTCTACCACAAGCAGAGAAATAACATGCTCAAATTTGGAAGAAGATGCCAATGGTTTGATTTCATAAGTGAAGTCATCCACCTGTAGCATGCCATTCAGACCTCCATTGCAGGTATCTAGTGTAGCGAGGGACCCAGGGACCCCTTCCAGGTAGCTGTAGAAGTAACAGTCTCGAGGAACAAATGGGTAGTCCTCCTGCTCTGCTCCTTGATCATTAGTAGTGTATACAGGAAGATTTTCAGGAATCATGTTCTTCTTGAGTTTCATGTGGACCACGTGTCTTTGTCCTCTGAAGTGCATGCTATAGGCGAGCTGGTCTGGCCTATCACTTCCACCCATTCTTTGGGGAACCTTCCTGGGGATCACAACTTCAGAGGTAGTAAAGCGCCATTTGGGTGGGCCCTGGGAACAACAGACAGGGCACAACAGTACCCAGAGAACAGATATCCAGAGAGAACCTCCCAGGAGGACTTGAGTCCAGGTAGATGCCCGGAGGAAGGGGGCCATGGACCAAAGCAAATGTGGTCCACTGGGAGGCAGACAAGACTAAGACCTCAAAGTTCACACCAGGTCATGAGGAGAGCAGAGTGTGGCAAGAGGTTTACAACCTCTGATAAGTAAAGGAAGAGAAGCTGTTACCTAACAATGCTGTGCTCATCCAAGCATTGTGTGCTCAGTGATCTGGAGAGCCTATGGTAGGGGCCCCAAGGAACAGCAAAAAGTGGGAGGCACTTGaagaaatgcatgtgtgtgtgtgtgtgtgtgtgtgtgtgtttgtgtgtgtgtgtgtgtggtaaatcATCTTATATCCAAATGGGAAAACAAGTGGGAAAAAATTCTGGTTTTAGCTCAGGTAAGaatattctttgtttcatttttctttttctttttgccaaaTACTAGATGAGGAAAGGAGAGgattgaacatttatttatgtcaGGAAACAATTGTAAAACAGTAGATGTCCTCCACCAGGAATCATGTGGGGAGAATTGTTGTTTGTAGATAGAGTTTCATTTGGGCATTTGGAGAGGGGGGTcttgtcttttgcttgtatactATAATTTCTGGATTTGTGGTTTTCTggtttatgtgtatgggggtgggtgtacatctatgtgtgtgtatctgtgtgtgtgaatatacacacatattttttgtgggttttttcaaTTTGTACATTTAAATTATGGTTTATTTTCTCAAGAGAGAAAGGGTATGGAGCTGTGTGGGTGGAGAGGTGTGGAGGATCTGAAAGGAACTGAAGAATGGGAAACTGTAAGCCTTTCAAGGCACCTGTGTGGCCAGGCCCCTTCCCCAAGGATTTCTgtcaggttccacccacagaacattCCAACTGCCCTAAGGGCTGGACTCAGCCATTGTCTTACAGAGTAAGAAACCCAAGCTCTGGACTCAAAAATCCCACCAGTCCCCAccccaagaaactctatataaaccCTGCCTTCTGTtcagttctctgatctttctcacctgagcagaggcaaccaccctcctggttttttcccacccaataaatctcttgtgtgaggtatGTTGTGTGGTGTGATTTTGTGGTATTCCCaggctcccaactgccaggatgCCTTTCCATCTGAACTGTAATACTTAcagaaaccatgatcagaacacattgtataaaatttttttcaaataaaaaaaactaaaataagtaaAGCAACTAGGGGTGATCCATGGAATGTAAGACTACACAGAtgctatgaaaagaaaaactcaggTTGTAAAGCATAATTTCTCTTCAAATTCCAGTGAGTGATTCCAGTCCTCAGAAGGCTATAAACATATTCTAACCTATGAATGTTCATAGCATTATCATTTCTAAGTTTATTCCAAACACTCCAAAAAGAACCACTCCTCAATCAGTGACAGCTAAACTTTTCCATTGAATGATCCTTTGCATTAACAGCAACACATTTCTAACATCTGCAATGGCATGGGGGAATCTTAGAGAGAACATGACTAGGGAAGGAAAGCAGACCAAAGATTATCCtctataaatgttttcatttgaagGGAGCTATAGAACAATGCAAACTAATCGATGGGATTAGTTGAGACAGTCAGTTATTTCCTCATGTATGGTGTAATAGTTCATGGAGAGACATGTCTGGAGTAGTAGAAAGTAGCAGTCAGGTATTCTCACGTGATGGCCTCCAAGGAAAACTCATCATGCTCATTTTAAGTGTTTGTATGCTAGGTACACTTAGATGAGTATGTCTGATGAAGTCTCTTAGTTTAGTTTTTTACAACTCTTTCATCATTCACACACCAATGGCATTTCAGAAGACACCTTCCTTCcctttaaaataccattttaacACTGGATTACATGTATGTAGATTCAACTCGGTATAGAAAATTACTGACTTACCTCCtttatttctccctctttttaCTCTACTTAGTTGGGATCTgacttagttaggatttctattgcaacttggggaggaaatgatttatttcagcttataactCTCAGATCACACTCTATCATGGAGGGAATTTGGGGCAGAGACTCAAACAGGATAGGAATTGGAGGCAGAAAATTACACAGGGGCCACAGAGGAGTGATGTGTACTGGCTTGTGCTCTGTtacttgctcagccttctttcttatagcacccaggaccaatATCCCAGGAGTGGCCCCACCCAGTGAGCCCGACTCTCTCGCATCAGTTAACCAAGAGAATACAccataggcttgcccacaggccagcctgatgggggcattttctcaattgaggtttccttttccaaaatgactctagctgtgtcaggCTGACATGAAACTGGTCAGCACGATTGaatccttgtcaacttgacatgaagATACTTCAGTATTCAACgagaattttttctttctcatttgtcccCAAGATGGCATGCTAATATTAATATTTCAATATAAGAcattaaataactttaaaagtccaaatctttaaaaagtttggtctctttaaaatatttaaagcccCTTTCAAAATTCAGCTTCCATGCTGTTCTTTTTATTATCCAGGATTAACTTCATACCAAAACACCAGATAAGggcacacaaaaggaaaaagaagaggaggagaaggaggattaTTTTAGACCTATCTCCCTGGTGAATATAGATTCAAAAATTGTCAATataatactggcaaactgaattcaatatttcattaaaaatgttattCACCATGATAAAGTTAGTTTTTTTGCAGTAATACAGGGATGGTACAGCATATATAAATCAATAGATATAATCCACCACATATTAGCTTCAAaaacagaaaccacatgatcatctcattagatgcaggaAGGCTGTTAACAAAATCTATAATTCTTTCCTGATTATTAGAGGTAGAAGGTGCATACAGGATGTATACAATAAACCTATAACTAACAGTATGCTAAGTAGAGGAAAACTCAATGTTCCTAAGATGACCAGGAAAGACAAAAGTGTCCACCCTCTTCATTCCTATTCAAtagcttgaagtcttagctagaacaataagaaaagagaaagaaagagacacaaaTACAGAAACTCAAAGTGTTCTtccttgcagatgacatgattctATATATAAGAAGTCCTAAAGATAAAGAAACCCttagagctgataaacacttcTAGCAGAGTATGAGAAttcaaaatgaacacacaaaaatccAGAGATTCCCTATGTACCAATGACAATCATGAAAAATACATTGTGTAGATATTTTCTTTCACAAtagatacacacaaaataattaaatatcaaataaataaatacttgggGAAAAAATCTTACCCCCAAAATGAAAGAActctataatgaaaactttaagatattgaaaaagaaattgaggaagataatcagaagatgaaaagacttTGCTTGCTCAAGGACTGGAATAATTAATATCATAAAAATGACTAtcctaggccgggcggtggtggcgcacgcctttaatcccagcactcgggaggcagagccaggcggatctctgtgagttcgaggccagcctgggctaccaagtgagctccaggaaaggcgcaaagctatgcagagaaaccctgtctcgaaaaaccaaaaaaaaaaaaaaaaaaaaaatgactatcctattgtgctggttagttttttttgtctacttgacacaagctagagtcaaatAAGTagaggaaactcaattgagaaaatgcctccacaaaaCTCCTTGAAATTCTTGCCTTCTGGTTcttgtcctgcttgagttcctgccttgacttcctcctttACTCCCCAAatggcttttggtcatgatgtttcatcacagcaatagaaagcaaactaagacacctACCAAAAGCAttggtgtagatgtaacagtcttattaaataagaaacacagagccaaatggtcttattaaataagaaacacagagtcaaatgcagagttaaaggcccaagaggtcagagcagtagctaacaGCTGAGACTAAAACAGCCTTCTTACCACCCGAtaccatccttcccctgagaaagagacctacttcctgtgtgtctgtctttttattgactttctgttctgtcttctcattggttgtaaacccaaccacatgatctcctcatcactgcctgtctatacagacctccaggtcttctatggttggtattgagattaaaggcatgtgtctccatgctggtggtgtccttgaacacacagagatctgcctgtcatgtgatcgggataaagggcatgtgctaccactgccagacttctgctatggcttgctattagctctgaccctcaggcaactttatttattaacatacaaataaaatcacatttcagcacaaataaaatatcaccatacactggatcccctggagctggagttcaagATTGTTTTGAGCAACCTgaaatgggtgctgagaactgaactcatgtcctccaTAAGAGCAGTACCAACTCTTAAGcaaagagccatctctctaccctgaAGATGGATCCATCTCTTTTCTTATCTCCTAATCCCTGCTTTCACTGTCTAGCCTTCCTAATTTTctttgtgcatgcatatgtgcatacatgtgcatgtgtttgtggagtatgtttgtgtgttgtgctgatatattgtgtcccccaatatattgtgcatcctaataaacttatctggggtcagagaacagaacagccactagttaGTATAGAAACCTAacagttgggaagcagagatccatctggatctctgagttcaaagccacactggaaacagccaggcatggtgactcacgcctttaatcccaggaagtgatggcagaaagcagaaaggtatataaggcatgaaaaccaggaactagaactggttaagcttttaggcgtCTGAATAACAGTTCAGATGAGAGCCATTCGGatcaggactcagaggcttccagtttgaggaaacagggatcagctgaggaattggcaaggtgaggtggctgtggcttgttctgcttctctgatcttccagcattcaccccaataccttaaTCCAggtatattttcattaataagaccttttaagatttgttctacagtgtgtgcatgtaggtgtgtATGCAAATATGTGTGCTAGTGCCTCTAGAAGCCAGCAGTTGACAACAGGTATCTTTCTCACTCCCTTTCTGGTTAGTCTTTGAGGCagactgaacctggaactcaccaatttagCTAGACTGCTTGGCCACTAtctccagagatctgtctggttcAACCACCtcaatgttgggattacagatagaCCCTACCACCTCTGGACTTCAAAATGGGTGTTGGGggtctgaactcgggtcctgtTTTTGTGCAACAAACATTTTACCACTTGAGTTATCTATGAAGCCCATATTTTCCTACTCTTTATCCTTTAATCAATGACTATTTACTATTTCATGTGGTATGCTCAACATGTACAGTTATGTTCTAGAAAACTCCATTactggttaaaaacaaaaacaaaaaaaaaccatgctgACAATATGCACAGTACACAGTGACCAGATGATTTCTTTGTATAATTTGTGTATAAAAATACACTGAAACTAAAGTAAAATGGTATACAGAATTAGACTATGATCCTCCCCATTCTCTAATGTCCTCAAATCCCAAGTCTTACAGTTAGATCTGCATAAGTCATGAAAGTTGATGACCTTgaaaaaaaacccttcaaatCAAGACATGCATGAAGGGGaagattatggtgatattttatttgtactggaatgtgattttatttgtatgttaataaataaagtttcctgagggtcagagctaatagcaagccatagcagaagccggatggtggtggcacatacctttaatcctgatcacatgacaggcagatctctgtgtgttcaaggatacagccagcatggagacacatgcctttaatctcaataccaaccatagaagacctggaggtctgtatagacaggcagtgatgaggagatcatgtggttgggtttacaaccaatgagaaggcagaacagaaagtcaataaaaagacagacacacaggaagtaggtctctttctcaggggaaggacagcatcggcagtgaagggtaagaacgggtttttagtatcagttcttggctgctgctctgacctcttgggcttttaactctgtatttggctctgtgtttcttatttaataagactattacatctacatttggcacccaacgtggcaagaattcattaaaaacttcTCGGCTCAGCTTGGCTCAGTGGCCTGACCCAGCTCCCTGCCTCAGCAGGTCCAGCTCCCTGCCTGGGCCCAGCTCTGCCTAGGCCCCAGGCCCGACTGACCATAGCTACAAGCAGTTAcccacagctggagctacttgaaGTCAGATTGCCAATTCATGTGGCtcaggctttaaaaaaataaaaaataaaaaaaagccagtgctacaaacaactcagaccctGCTGGAGCTACCAGGTCAGGCTGCACTGACTGTAGTTGCCACCGGTACACACAACTGCAGATGGAGCTGCTTTCAGGTGAAATGCCAACTCACGTGGTCGGACCTGGAGCCCAGGCTCGACTCAGCTCAAGCCAGAACACgtggctctttctttctctttctttttctttcttccttccttccttccttccttccttcctttctttctttctttttttctttctttctttccttctttcttttctttctctctcatctttggATTCCCACCTGGGAAGCCACGGgcagctgttttgaaattccctcggatttctactgttctatgcagacttggtaagtcaattaagatatcaaatactgggctggagagatggctcagaggttaagagcactgcttgctcttccaaaggtcctgtgttcaattcccagcaaccacatggtggctcacaaccatctgtaatgagatctggtgccttcttctggcctgtggggatatgtatagacagaacaatgtatacataataaataaataaatcttttttaaaaaaaagatatcaaatactttaaagaaaaaaactatttaaaaaaaattttccacattgaaaaaaaatgggtattatgtgtacattggaggaaaattggtctttgtttgataaaattttaggcagtctgaaaatggaacaactatataagaagattaatgttgatgggattatgcacattattactttccttatccttattttactatttaaaaagatagtcaattcaAGTGCCAGgttaaaagctttagaaaaacctgttaaaatgaattatagagaaattcagattcagacagaagaaattaacagtgaaattgttacagaaagaaagcctgttttcatacaatcacccttaatttatccagtaaccatacagcagctacctgtTCAAGTGAATgtacaaaatatttggactccaaatgaaatgttagatttatgaaggttttagaaggcaatagtatcttatggcatgcattccccatttgtaaagcaaatgttaaactcctggtcaacttataataagattataccacaggactggccaGAGCTGTTAaatgctgtcctggaacccggGGCACAGCTGCAGTGACAAATGTGAttcaaagaggaagctaaaaacatagaaaaacaatggagggctAAAGGTATACAAATCTCCCAGGATAAGCTTGTTgcagaaggccaatatgctgcaaTACAAACACGTTTATATGATACCAAAGCCTAATTCTGTGTCGAAtgatagccttgaatgcatgggacagagttgaggaaccaggaaagaaaactgagtcatttacaaaggttatacagggctcaaaagaatccttcacagatttttttacaaagactgactttagCATTAAAGATAATGGTCCTGAATTGAGAAGCTAGCAAGATAATAATCGaatctttggtttttgagaatgcaaatgcagcagtctgttaaaggcaagatctgcacccttggaagattggattagagatacgtttaatgttgaggctcatgaccataaTGATATGatgataggagaagcaatttcaagaagtATGAGGAAtttcagatgttttggatgtgcaaagcaaggacatttaaaaagggactgtaagccgggcggtggtggcgcacgcctttaattccagcactcgggaggcagagccaggcggatctctgtgagttcgaggccagcctgggctaccaagtgagttccaggaaaggcgcaaagctacacagagaaaccctgtctcgaaaaaccaaaaaaataaaaaataaataaaaataaaaagggactgtaaacagagcattcctagaaacaatgtttcttccaggaacaatggcaatagaatgccccttccttctagagtatgcagaaggtgtggtaagggaaaataCTGGACCACCAAATGTAGATcagcaagggacaggcaaggtaacacTTTGCCTCGGTCTTTGGgtactcccagaggggcctcaggcaggcccccacagctaatccagttcagacctttccagCAGTCGTAAAGGAAACCCTTACtaagagcaattaaataaccaagtgcctattggaataaaccaggctgctcaggGTAATAAAacaactgagacagagagaacagaaaactcaggagaaatcataaaaaaaattttttggcaaacttctataaatgaacaaagaccaacattaacaataaaaataaatgatgttttgttgtctggtctggtagacacaagTGCTGACGTGACCacaattgcaccagaatttttgcatccaacttggcctcttcaggaggtaaatgttcagctgttaggcattggaacattatctcaagtgaaatagagtgcaagatggcttgaatgattaggtccagaaggacagagaggaaaattaaaaccatatgtggctaacatagctatgaacctgtagGGTTGAGACtagttacaacaatggaatactcagattaacacccctccaacctcagaaacaaatcataaactagaacatgtttctgagagaaatattagaagacattattctaatgagtggtcaccagccatccatattatacaagaacagggcacaaaaactgatgatcttccaaagacaccaacagccctacctttaaaatggttaacaaagaagcctgtatgggttcagcaatggcctttaacaacagagaaactccaggcatTAAAAGAGctggtataagaacagttaaatgtccagcatattgaagaatcaaccagcccttggaattctcctatatttgttattaacaAGGAATCTgttaaatggagaatggtaacagaccttagagcaattaacaaagtaattcagccaatgggctctctacaatctggaattgcTTTACCTACgttgttacctaaaggatggcctctcatagttactgatttaaaagactgtttcttttcaatacccttataagaaaaagacagaggaagatttaccttcacggtgcctacttataataattctcaaccagttaagagatatcaatggagggtcctcccatagggaatgttgaatagcccaactctgtgccaatattttgtacaacaaccATTATAAGTGATATGTAAAACTTTCCTAAATataaatttatcattatatggatgacattttactagctgactcaaatgcagatactttagaaagaatgtttgaagaaataaagaaaattttgcctttctGGGGCttacaaattgttcctgaaaagatacaaagaggagattctattaattatttaggatataaaataggtctacaaaaaattagacctgaaaaggtacaaattaggagagattaattacagactcttaatgactttcaaatattatttggagacatttttcatctacaaactattgttagggtaaaaaatgatgaactgaataatttgttcaaaactttagaaggtgacaaggacttaaacagtccaagagaattatcacctgaagctgacaAAGAATTGGTcgtggtagaaaagaaagtacatgaaagaTACGTGGATCATATCAATctaaagctggattgcattttggttattttaccctctaggcattctcctacaggaattttaatgcagatggaagatattatattggaatggatatttttgccaaagaaaccaaataaaaaattcaaaacttatgtggaaaaaatctctgacttgatttggaaagtaaaattgagactttgtcaattagcaggaatagacccagcagaaattgtcataacTTTAAtaaaggaggacattgaaaattTTCctcttgggctagagagatggctcagtggttaagagcaccgactgctcttccagaggtcctgagttcaattcccagcaaccacatggtaactaacaaccacttgtaatgagatctggtgccctcttctggcctgcagggacacatgcaggcagaatactgtatacataataaataatttaaaaaaaaaaaaaaaaaggaaagaaaagaaaaatttcctctGGGCAGAAAGTGAAACTTAGCAAAGAGCTtgaagtaattttttgggagaaattaacagcaaatatcccaaaagcggtAGAATTGATCTATCAAAGAGAGCTAATTGGATTTTGcctcaaatgaacaaaaaaagctCATATCTggagggctaagcaaaggagattagatttaaggttcttgtattaaaaaaaaatgatacatagAAATgctagaatagagggtagattaataaatctactca
Above is a genomic segment from Peromyscus leucopus breed LL Stock chromosome 14, UCI_PerLeu_2.1, whole genome shotgun sequence containing:
- the LOC114698717 gene encoding disintegrin and metalloproteinase domain-containing protein 20-like, which translates into the protein MAPFLRASTWTQVLLGGSLWISVLWVLLCPVCCSQGPPKWRFTTSEVVIPRKVPQRMGGSDRPDQLAYSMHFRGQRHVVHMKLKKNMIPENLPVYTTNDQGAEQEDYPFVPRDCYFYSYLEGVPGSLATLDTCNGGLNGMLQVDDFTYEIKPLASSSKFEHVISLLVVEGFRKSKKCTNEENVVEADEFLKEMELTGSPRAAPVYLWRVHMRLVRMYYTITIEVTRHIRNYTASLELILIMNNIAHSIYKQAGLTVYPYIIQIWETHNGLDINQWQNNPQQLMSQFGSYKNTEYEGRNDMQPTTYALLAGIKYGGLDYAVLQNRACSRTKGVIIVYVTASHRFLSATLLCHALGHSLGLHHDTPGCVCFRRSSCVMNEFPALMDMMSNCSQADLHNIVSKVENCLTYPRAQYYTERYEVPRCGDNKVSDSEQCDCGSLKECVNNSCCTTNCRFTPGSSCDAGRCCQQCSFAPAGTMCRDKLGICDLPEYCDGNTKNCPENFYIQDGTPCSPLAVCMSGNCSDRNLQCQALFGYQVKDAKPACYRQLNTKGDRFGNCGEKLVRIGSRLHACEDDDIYCGLLHCDGVIRVPGGGEHTTFHHIRIQDIQEEYCFGYDVHHGTGVPNMGLVVDGATCGPGKYCRAQSCVFHQNLNFTCDVANCNHRGVCNNRGHCHCVHGWQPPNCEEEGSGGSVDSGPVPTSEEMLRAKIRVNINKILVVLCTRMILVLASLIFGGISKAVIFLDSRRRAPRE